A section of the Castanea sativa cultivar Marrone di Chiusa Pesio chromosome 12, ASM4071231v1 genome encodes:
- the LOC142619384 gene encoding cytochrome P450 89A2-like: METWFIIVISLCISALLKCLLNLITTNNKVPENNKLPPGPYTIPIIGSFLWLRKPLSELEHIIRKLHAKYGPIITIYIGFRPRIFVAGRSFAHKALVQHGAVFADRPTPLPTNAVLSSNQHNITSAYYGPTWRLFRRNLSSEILHPSRVKSYSHARKWVLEILLNRLDSQSKSGKHVVVKEDFQYSMFCLLVLMCFGDKLGETQIKKIEEVQRRLLLSFARFRILNFWPSIGRIVFRKRWEELFQLRRNQDAVLRPLIEARRKVSLERQSKVKGDKNNDGDDEFVVSYVDTLLDFELPEEKRKLSEEEMVSLCSEFLNAGTDTTSTALEWIMANLVKYPQIQERLFVEIKGVVGDGEKEVKEEDLDKMPY; encoded by the coding sequence ATGGAGACCTGGTTCATCATCGTTATCTCTCTCTGCATCTCAGCCCTTCTCAAATGTCTCCTCAACCTcatcaccaccaacaacaaagtCCCTGAAAACAATAAGCTCCCTCCTGGACCCTACACCATTCCCATCATTGGCAGCTTCCTATGGCTCCGCAAACCCCTCTCTGAACTCGAACACATCATCCGCAAACTCCATGCCAAGTACGGACCCATCATCACCATTTACATAGGTTTTCGCCCGCGTATCTTCGTTGCCGGCCGCTCTTTCGCTCACAAAGCTCTCGTCCAACACGGTGCCGTTTTTGCTGACCGCCCAACTCCTCTACCAACAAACGCGGTCTTATCTAGTAACCAACACAATATCACCTCTGCTTATTACGGTCCCACATGGCGACTCTTTCGTCGCAATCTCAGTTCGGAGATTCTCCACCCTTCACGCGTGAAATCCTACTCCCACGCGCGCAAGTGGGTTTTGGAGATCCTCCTCAACCGCCTTGATTCTCAGTCTAAATCCGGTAAACATGTTGTTGTTAAAGAAGATTTCCAATACTCCATGTTTTGTTTGTTGGTGCTTATGTGTTTCGGAGACAAACTCGGAGAAACCCAGATTAAGAAGATCGAAGAGGTTCAGCGTCGCTTGCTTTTGAGCTTTGCTCGGTTTCGTATACTCAATTTTTGGCCCAGTATTGGAAGGATTGTATTTCGTAAGCGTTGGGAAGAATTGTTTCAACTTCGGAGAAACCAGGATGCTGTGTTAAGGCCTTTGATAGAAGCGAGGAGGAAAGTGAGTCTAGAAAGACAGAGCAAAGTGAAAGGAGACAAAAacaatgatggtgatgatgagttTGTTGTGTCGTATGTGGATACGTTGTTGGACTTCGAGTTACCAGAGGAAAAGAGGAAGCTTTCTGAGGAGGAAATGGTTAGTTTGTGCTCGGAGTTTCTCAACGCGGGTACAGATACTACGTCCACAGCATTGGAGTGGATTATGGCGAATTTGGTGAAATACCCACAAATCCAAGAGAGGCTTTTTGTGGAGATTAAAGGGGTTGTTGGTGATGGAGAAAAGGAAGTGAAAGAAGAGGATCTGGACAAGATGCCTTATTAG
- the LOC142620304 gene encoding cytochrome P450 89A9-like, with product MGWDSRVWEDPMEFKPERFLSGDDGVFDITGSREIKMMPFGAGRRMCPASGLAILHLEYFVANLVWNFEWRAVDGDEVDLSEKQEFTMVMKNPLKAHLSPRL from the coding sequence ATGGGGTGGGACTCGAGGGTTTGGGAAGATCCTATGGAGTTTAAGCCTGAGAGATTCTTGAGTGGTGATGATGGTGTGTTTGATATAACTGGAAGCAGAGAGATTAAGATGATGCCATTTGGTGCGGGGAGGAGGATGTGTCCTGCTTCTGGTTTGGCAATACTGCATTTGGAGTATTTTGTGGCCAATTTGGTTTGGAATTTTGAGTGGAGAGCTGTTGACGGTGATGAGGTTGATTTGTCAGAGAAGCAGGAGTTCACTATGGTGATGAAGAATCCTCTCAAGGCCCACTTATCTCCAAGGCTTTAA